A window of the Cystobacter fuscus genome harbors these coding sequences:
- a CDS encoding protein-glutamate methylesterase/protein-glutamine glutaminase: MSAEEPLKVLVVDDSAPNRRLLTELLESSPDVRVVSTASDGNEGLRQVLALHPDVVTLDLEMPRLGGYSFLRLLKSAAPTPVIVISSYAHKADVFKALELGAFDFIAKPSKPTPDALERLRRELHEKVHAARRVRAELQPTVRRPRVIPLEPSFVVGVGASTGGPPAVQRLLESLSPEPSMSLLVCQHMPKQFTRAFAERLDRLGPFTVREAQEGDTLQPGHVFIAPGGRQLVVYRQGGQYTLGTPPPTMQDKHAPSVDRLFMSLAEVFGSKAVGVVLTGMGSDGALGAKSIRKAGGEVWAESERTAVIYGMPQEAVATGAVSRVLPLGEIGPALVELARKRRVT; encoded by the coding sequence ATGAGCGCCGAGGAACCCCTGAAGGTGTTGGTGGTGGACGACTCGGCGCCCAACCGCCGGCTGCTCACGGAGCTGCTGGAGTCCTCGCCGGACGTGCGCGTGGTGAGCACCGCCTCCGACGGCAACGAGGGCCTGCGCCAGGTGCTGGCGCTGCACCCGGACGTGGTGACGTTGGATCTGGAGATGCCGCGGCTGGGCGGCTACTCCTTCCTGCGCCTGCTCAAGAGCGCCGCGCCCACGCCCGTCATCGTCATCTCCAGCTACGCGCACAAGGCGGACGTGTTCAAGGCGCTGGAGCTGGGTGCCTTCGACTTCATCGCCAAGCCCTCCAAGCCCACGCCCGACGCGCTGGAGCGGCTGCGCCGGGAACTGCACGAGAAGGTCCACGCCGCGCGGCGGGTACGCGCGGAGCTTCAGCCCACGGTGCGCCGCCCGCGCGTCATTCCCCTGGAGCCCTCGTTCGTGGTGGGCGTGGGCGCCTCCACGGGTGGCCCGCCCGCGGTGCAGCGGCTGTTGGAGTCGCTCTCGCCCGAGCCCTCGATGAGCCTGCTGGTGTGCCAGCACATGCCCAAGCAGTTCACCCGCGCCTTCGCCGAGCGCCTGGATCGCCTGGGCCCCTTCACGGTGCGCGAGGCGCAGGAGGGAGACACGCTCCAGCCGGGCCATGTCTTCATCGCCCCCGGTGGACGGCAGCTCGTGGTGTACCGGCAGGGTGGGCAGTACACGCTCGGGACACCGCCGCCGACGATGCAGGACAAGCACGCGCCCTCGGTGGACCGGCTCTTCATGAGCCTGGCGGAGGTGTTCGGTTCCAAGGCGGTGGGTGTGGTACTGACGGGCATGGGCTCGGACGGGGCCCTGGGCGCCAAGAGCATCCGCAAGGCGGGCGGTGAGGTGTGGGCGGAGTCGGAGCGCACGGCGGTCATCTACGGAATGCCCCAGGAGGCGGTGGCCACCGGAGCGGTGAGCCGGGTGCTGCCGCTCGGGGAGATCGGCCCGGCGCTGGTGGAGCTGGCACGGAAGAGACGGGTGACATGA
- a CDS encoding CheR family methyltransferase: MPFDTGRPEMTAEEFRLLRDFVYAYCGILVRDDMKYVMERRLWPRLEALGLTDFSTYYRYLRFDAQRRSELETAVEALTTHETYFFREPRQLKAFSEEVLPVLERRNARSRRLRIWSAGCSSGEEAYTVAMLLLESGRFEGWELEVHGTDISRRVLNAARLGEYGPSALRSTSADKLARYFVHVGPNRVRVRDDVRAMVSFGHHNLRDVDSVPLASRVDAVFCRNVLIYFDAPARQRVLRLLYDKLVPGGYLMLGHSENLINLSADFELVHLRGDLVYRRPEMGGGGGT, translated from the coding sequence ATGCCTTTCGATACAGGCAGGCCGGAGATGACCGCGGAGGAGTTCCGCCTGTTGCGGGACTTCGTGTATGCCTACTGCGGCATCCTGGTCCGCGACGACATGAAGTACGTCATGGAGCGCCGGTTGTGGCCCCGGCTGGAAGCCCTGGGCCTGACGGATTTCAGCACCTACTACCGCTACCTGCGCTTCGACGCCCAGCGCCGCTCCGAGCTGGAGACGGCCGTCGAGGCGCTCACCACCCACGAGACGTACTTCTTCCGCGAGCCGCGCCAGCTCAAGGCCTTCTCCGAGGAGGTGTTGCCGGTGCTCGAGCGCCGCAACGCGCGCTCGCGGCGCCTGCGCATCTGGTCCGCGGGCTGCTCGTCCGGGGAAGAGGCCTACACCGTGGCCATGCTCCTCTTGGAGAGCGGGCGCTTCGAGGGGTGGGAGCTCGAGGTGCACGGCACGGACATCTCCCGCCGGGTGCTCAACGCGGCGCGCCTGGGCGAGTACGGGCCGAGTGCCCTGCGCTCCACGTCCGCGGACAAGCTCGCGCGCTACTTCGTCCACGTGGGGCCCAACCGCGTGCGCGTGCGCGACGACGTGCGCGCCATGGTGTCCTTCGGGCACCACAACCTGCGCGACGTGGACTCCGTTCCCCTGGCCTCGCGCGTGGACGCCGTCTTCTGCCGCAACGTGCTCATCTACTTCGACGCGCCCGCGCGCCAGCGTGTGCTGCGGCTGCTCTACGACAAGCTGGTGCCTGGCGGCTACCTCATGCTGGGGCACTCGGAGAACCTCATCAACCTGAGCGCCGACTTCGAGCTGGTGCACCTGCGCGGGGATCTCGTCTACCGCAGGCCCGAGATGGGCGGGGGAGGGGGCACATGA